The following DNA comes from Salvelinus sp. IW2-2015 linkage group LG1, ASM291031v2, whole genome shotgun sequence.
TTGAACTTGCCACCATTCAAAATAGGTAAACAGATTCGTGCCACATTTACATTATATAAATTAGAAACaagtaacgttagcaagctagctaccatTAAACAAAGAGTTATCTCGCCAGCTCTTCTTCAGCCCAGGAGTAGCGCGCGGCTCGACGACGTAAACTATCCAGTTTACTTGAGCAGCATCTCGCCGGTAGGAATTGCAATGATTTATGAGTAACTCTCTTTTACTGCAGTTATCAAAACGATGTCTCCAATCTTTGCTATCAGTTCTATTTGAAGTCGAATTCCCAGGAATGCACACTGAAACAACTCTTTTTAGGCTCTTGCACTTCCTTTTTCCGGGTTGATCGGAGCCTGCTTGTTTGTTGACATTTCTGTCAGAACTGTCAAATCTGTGCAGCCAACCGCTGCGCGTGTGGCCTGTGGAAACTCCACATTCCAATGGAAAACCTGTGACAGCTAGAGCGTACTCTACAATARAATCTATGCGTATGGaatacagtaaaaataaatagcaacatagaacagaatagaaaattattttttattattttttgtaaatattgtgTTAATTTCCATAGCATTTCATatagctatttaaaaaaaaaagtatagttGGACTACATTGTTGTATTGTATGCTACTGTATTTGCAGTCTATCTTCACAGCTCCTGCTTGTCCAATAGAATGATAATATAGTTTCGAACCTCAGGTCAGACTAGTTCAATCTAAAATCCTGAAAACTGTCAATGAtttacacaaataaataaaatgcctATAACAAGAAGGCTACATAGGCAAAATGTTCACAAATTAATCACAACAAGACCATCCATGAGGTATTAATAGccccagaaaaagaaaaaaaatctgcccAGAATTTTGGTAACATTTTACATCTTGTCATTGGAGTCCTGGGTGTCGACTGATGGCGGCTCTTGGTCAGCTGCCACACACACCAACTTACTCTTGACCTTCTTATTGGAGCTGATGATGAAAAAGGGGCTGAGACAGGCATAACAGGAGGAGAAGAAGATCTTCATGTCAGCTACCACTGGAGACACATTATCTACCGTCAGCATGTAAATCCAGATGATATTGTCTATGCCGAAGAATACAACATACAACACCACCAGGGTGATCACTGTATTGGCTGCCCTAGTCTCAGCTCCTCCACCCTGGGATGATCGTCGGATGCTTCTCACTTGGCGGCTGTgacggtggaggaggagaaggatgtaGCCACTGGACCACAACATGAGCCCCACAAAGACAAAGTCCCGTGTAGAGACAATCACTCCATTGATCTTGTAGGACAGCCTGTCCCTGAAGTCCACATGGCAGAAGCCCAGGTTGAGGGTGAAGGCAGGCACTGTGCCGTTGCGAGGGGCAATCGAGAACAATGGAGCTGCGAAGCATATAGCCATGTTGAAGAGCCACAGCCCTGCGATGGTGGGCACGATGAGCCTGGGAAGCCGGGCCTTAAGCCTGGACAAACAGGGTCCACCTGCAGGGGCGATGGTCACTGCCTGGAACACACTGAGCATACAGGTGATGCACACTGACAGAGCCCGGGCGATGCGATAGGTGTAAATGACCACCTTGCAGCCCGGGTCATTCAGCAGGTCACGCAGGCCAAACACAGTCATGGTCTGGGGGACGCAGCGGGTGAGGAGCAGAATCAGGTCAACGAAGGCTAGGTGGCAGAGAATTATGTCCACAGGCTGGAGTCGGCACTCAGAGCAGACGACCTGGGTGTAGGCCAGCAGCACCAGGGTGTTCCCCAGGAACCCTAACCCTGTTTGCAACAGGAAGGACACCCCTTTGATGGTGACACAGAGATCCAACATGATACTTAACTTGGGTACCACGCTGAAGAATAGAGACAGAAAATTAAGTTTGTTAAACAGATTTATGAATACACCAACTGTGAACAAATGTTACTTATTGCACTCTCTATTAGACTAGGATTGCGGAAGCATATTCTTACCTGCAACTATTGATAAAGAAACATGAACACAGTATTGAGCATTCATTGTGGTTAATTGCCCCTGTAATTTCAATATATAGCATGTTCTAGTCTGTGGGGATTATTAGGGGACAACATTAGAACACTCACCCCACCCCTCCTAAAGATGTAAGAACCACTACAATATGTAAACAAGAATAAGaacaactgtacattttttttagATGGCAGCCATCAATGGCCATATTCTATTGGAACTTCAATTAAATTWAAAAAAGTAATAATTTGGCAAAACTAGTCAAGGGGTAAGATTCAGTCTTAGTGTTCAAATACCCCAGCAGAGgtttttgttattgttgatgtAAAAGCAGCTTGATGAAGCTATTAGGAAGTCATTTAGAGGTTTTAACATGCACAGCTGGCCCCTTAcactgctctcctctgttctctcctgtccTGGGAGTATGTCACCTAGGCACACAGCAGCACAGGTCATTATCCAGCAATAACAGATGTCTGTTCTAATTGGGAGCACTGGGAGAGTAACCTTATATTCTGATGTTCTATTCTCTATTCTTAACACTGCTTTATtcacctacactcttagaaaaaKGGTTYcaaaagggttctttgcagaGGGATAAGATTCTACCAAGAACCGTTTCaatcagaagaaccctttttggaagacaagggttctttgtaaggcaaagggttctacagagaacctttaacatcctaagaaccgtttttggaagaaagggttctttgatgattctttggaaggcaacacggattctttggaaggcaagaagggttctacatacaaccatatataatatttcccagcatgttcTATTGCAGTGAGATTTTCAAAATTGTTAGTGTAATATCTGTTTTTGCATTTACATTGATTGGTTAATAAWTTTtttgctacacaaagataaataacatacagttttctaaactaatccaataggTTGGATTTATTTCACCCATTACTGGTTGTTCCAGGTTAGGTGAAtgaggtagtctcagtattcaatATTCCCTACCTGGCAGTCATACTGAATGCAGGTTGAGggtgattaacaattccacttgttAGATATCCTAACtatggctggattccaataggaattacacatcacgttgcaagccagcataatgtgacttgcaggcctgatgtggccagTATACCAGGAKATTCCtgacaccactgtgttagggtataactaggccctcaaagaaaggccttatgatacacagtatgtaatgtattgccatagataataacattttaaaggcaaataAGGCTGGTGGAATCGATCATAGTGGGTTCTAGAAATAACCATATACAGTGTTTTTTTTKAAGAACcctacatagagggttctagatagaaccatctgcaaagggttctacccagcaccaaaaGGGTTAACCTATGGGGACAAACCaaagaaccctgtatggttctacttagAGTTTTCCAAAACAATCATCCTGTTCCACCAATACTCTTCTGCACTATGCAATCCAGACAGTGTACATCTATAATCCAGTGTTGCTCCATAATGTGTCATTTAGACTGCACAGCCCTTTGACTAATAGTCAAACTTAGAAGAAAGTCAACCAATACTGAAGGATCCTTGATAAAGGCGAAGGtgacattttaatttaatttgctAAACACATCCTGGAAGCACTCTCTGGGTTACATAATGTAAAGGTGTTATTTCCCCATGTGTGTATCAAAATGTTTATATGAGTACAGGACTAATTAAAGAGCAAGCTCATGCATGTTCTTCTCTGGGGATTTGATCATGTGTTCCGAGTCAGTGAGCAGATKGTTTTAATGTGTTTCCTCCAAAGACCAGACCCCCCACCCCCGCTTCTAATTACTTTATTGATTCATTATTCTTTGYGTCAAAGAGGTTGTCACAAACTACAGATGACTGTTGAAAATCTCTAAAAGCTACTCTGTTCACCAAGTTATTTACTCTCCTGTCCTATTTCTTCTGCCACCCTACTCGTATCCCCATCGCTCCCTGTGGGAGACATTATGTCTTATTAAAAGACTAATGAGGAGGGGTATAGGTGTACACTACTATGTATACACTCCTTGGAGTGGGATCCACTTACAGgaagatatattttttattcacttCGTATGTGTTTTTATAGAGCACGGTGTCTTGCTTCAGCATCACTTTCATCTCTGACAGAGGTGACAATGACAGTGAGGCGTTTCCGTCAATGACATCAAACAGGCTCTTTGTTTCACTTGTTACTCATTTCATTACAAGCATCAATCACAAAGTAAAACAAACCACACAGTGCTCATACATTATTTCTCAGTTTGGTGtaactattttacacctaggtcAGATCTTTtttaatagagtaccacagtactCTAttgtatgagtcataatacccataaaatacCCATAAAACCCCATAAAACCCCATAAAACTCCAggggtcaaacaaggaaatggttccaatcgtttttccgccattcatttttcccataggggattttagaaacacttaaaagaaggactgttttgtgtaggcttaccctggtgtgacgttttgataaccgtgtaaatctctctaggacaaggggACTTTTATCAATaaattcgcctgtatttaccgcTCAAAAGTTAAATTCTAATTAGCTACTAATCATgtctatcataaagaactacaaatgccatgatgatctggacaagactgccaaatcgaggcaaaggtaagaacctctgaattaactatctaatgttagctacattTAGTAATGAATACATTTATACATttcttgacaattctgtgaactgtcttctgcaagttttaaattgacacaatacctgttagcaaaggtgtcagctagagataacgtgcagggatttgtagtcttccatgatgtctactttgatgctaactAGCATTTTTAAATCGGAGCGTAAATAGAGCTGAAtacattgataaaagtcaccttgacCGAGAGAGAttgacatggttatcaaaacgtcacgccagggtaagcctacagaAAACCGacattattttaagtgtttctaaaaattccctatgggaaaaatgaatggtggaaaaacaattggaaccatttccctgtttgaccgctaggttttatgtgTAATATTACACCTCCACTCTGGGGCTCTATGGCAAAAATTCTACACTTATCGATCTTGTCACATCTTTCTCCATAGGGGGGCACTGTAGCCTTGTTGTTAGTCCTTACCTGAACCATAGCAGAAAGCAATTCAAAGgaaccatagaaatagagcaGTAGACCTAATCCATGAGTATTGAAAGTGACCGGTCTGGCTGGGAGTGCATTAAGCCCATTGAGATACTTCTtgagacctacagtatatttccATTCTGGCTGACTATCCTCAGTCCTGATCATATGTTTTGGTGCCATATGGCCACAGCTGGAAAATATTCAGTCATCTGTATTGATATCAGGTAATTGGAGAGAGACTGAAAAGCTGCCTAAAGTCAGTGGACCATGCTGATCACTCCCTACGGCTACTGAACCACTCTAGGAGTATAAGAATACGAGGAAACTCACTAGACATGGGGACTTTGGTCTGGTTTACAAACAGACTTGTGATCTACAGACTCCAACTGCATCATAAAGCATACCCCTCAGGTAAGAGAACTGATGAATGCAATGGCCTTCTGAGATGATTGAATATATTGACAAATACTGATAGGCCTATGACATATATTTTCATATCCTTCATCCCTGCAGCCATGAAATCAGAGGAGGTGGTCCGGGGAATGCTGTACCTGTCTCTCACTGTGGTTGGAGTTCCGGGAAACACTGCTGTCATCGTGGCATTCCTCCTGGCACTGTACCAGGAGCATCAGCTTCTTCCTGCTGACGCCATTGTGCTGCACCTGGCCTGTGCCAACCTGCTGGTAGTAGGCGTGCGCTGCCTGCTGGAGACCCTGGCCACCTTCCGCCTGGTCAACATCTTCGGGGACACGGGCTGCCAGGGGGTGATCTTTGTCTACCGTACGTCTCGCTCCCTCTCCATCTGGCTCACCTTTGTGCTGAGTGCCTACCAGTGCCTGAGCATCGCTACTCCCGGCTCCTGCTGGGCCTCCATCCGTGTCCTGGTGGCTCGCTACCTGGCAGTGATCTTCCTCACCCTTTGGGTCATCAATACCTCCATGAGCTCGGCAGCCAYAGCCTTCTCCCTGGGCTCCCGGAATAACTCGGTCAACATGCagcacagcattaatgttcaatTCTGCTATGTTCGCTTTCCTACTATGCAGTCCAAACAGGTGAACGGGGCTGTCCAGGTAGGGAGGGACGTGGTACCTATGGGCATGATGACCCTGGCCAGTCTGGTCATCCTTGTGTTCCTGTACCGCTACAGCCAGCAGGTGAAGGGACTCCGCAGCAGCTCTGGGGCCAGCGGTGGGGCAGAGCGGCGGGCGGCTAAGGCTGTAGTGGCCTTGGTGACCCTGTATGTGGTCCTCTATGGGGTGGATAATGGACTGTGGGTATACACCCTCACCGTGAGGAAGACCATGAGCTCCTCACTGATCTCAGACCTGCGCATATTCTTCTCGTCGCTGTATGCAGCGCTCAGCCCCCTGGTGATCATAGCCACCAACAGGAAGGTGAACAGCAGGCTGAGGTGTGTKGTGCAGGAGAGGCCCGTTCAGGACAAAGYCACTACACTATCTACTGTGTGAGTTAGGGACCTTATTGTAGTAAGATGGTAACAAAGATGAAGAATGTTGATTATAAATSAATTATGTTGCTATTAGAATATGGAGTAGAAAACACATAGAGCTAACATTGTACATTGTTAAAGGCGTGGCAAAAGTATCTTGACCTCTTGTACTCACATTTTTTAAGACTTCTTCTGTTTAATATtctttaatatactgtataaagtTAATGTTTGAGCTGTTTTGATTATTATGTGGAAAAGTTRGTGGCAAGCTTGGATTGACGGAACTCAAAGGTCATGAAACCAATATATTGCTACAAATGTGCCTAGAACATGGctagaaatttaaaaaataagcaTCGCAAGTAGTGTTTGAGCCTTTTCTGTCAAAGTCCTATTAGTGAAATTGCCATGATATTAATCATTCCATATTTGTCCTGTTATCGCTTTGTTTGATCATTCATTATGCTCCTTCATCTTAATTGGATGGAAACATTATAATTGGATGACTAACAGCACACTATAGCTGTCAAATGACTTCCAGCAGTCTCTTTCATTGTTATTAACGATTTAATTGAGATCTGTAAACGTCACACTGCTAATGAAGGTAGTTAATTGCCCCACAGAGACCCAGGTACAGTCGCATGAGAAAACCAACTCTYTTTAGAACAAGAAAGATTCACTCTGAATAGAAATATCTGATGTAAATGTGAAAAGGATGGTTTTCATTTATAGGTCAAATAATAAAGATGAGACTACTAAGATAATAGTATATGATTGGTTGACATTATAAATGTAGACATTTCCATCAAATTAGATGTTAGATTAAGTTGCATGAGCTGTTATACCCTTGATTGACTGACTCGCTAGGGGTGATATTTGCCATTTGCATGTAGTTATATTCCACTTCAGGAATACAAGGGCTGAGTAAACTGGActaggaggggtggggttaggggtGTCTGTATAACAACTTCAAAACCTCATGATTTATGTACAAAGAGTGAGTCATGAGTCATCAAATTGCAATTACTACAAACATTTTATGTATTCTTTGTAAGGGCTTTGARTTGTGTATACCCTAGCCACATATATTCTAATTTTGTGTGTTGGATGCAACTTGTTTTTTTAGATGCATTTATATCAGTAGAGTATGGCAGGtcacaaaaccgccataaatgTATAATGTTAATGAGGAAAAATCGGACCTTGCTCACCATGTTCATGTAGAGATTGCAACTGTGTCATGCACCAATCGATAAACATAAAYATTCCTTAAAACTAATGCAGGAAATAACATGTTATTCATGTTTGCACCTCTCTGTCAGGCTTTTACTGatctatgtaaaaaatatattatattatgtttcTATCATAATCTGTAGCAACATACACTATGTCTGCAGTACAATGGTCAAAACTATTTTCCGAACAGGGCTAGATCTTGTCTGTAAATTCAGGTCAAATTCAGCTAAGTTACTGATTTGAGTCCAGATTCAGAGTAAAGAATCCAACTCTCCAAATATTTTCTCATGATGATAAACTCCATGTTTCTTACTCTTCATACCACTGAAATCTGATTGGTTCGTGACACAGACTCCGGTGGAATGAAGGATAGAATGCATGGATAATTCCAGTCAGCCTATGGGTCTTTTCCTTCATTCTCCCCAATTCAAAGCGGAGTACTCCTTGGATCCTTGTCAGAAAACAAATCACAAAAATAGTCAAAATGGAACATTAGACACTGGGGAAAAACTGAGGGGTGAAGAATTACATACAGTTCAYTCCATGtgtctgtgtattgtgtgtgggcCTCTGTGTAGGTGTGCCAGCCTCTCGCTGCACAAGATGCAACCTGCTCCTGTACTGTTTCATTCCTTCagtgtgttccaggccctggtgaATGCCTTAGCCCTGTTAGACATATGTAGAGGTGTGGCTTAAGCCTCTGTGGCCCAGAATCACATTGTTTTGTATGCAATCCTGAACTTGgaaaattatttttacttttgcaATACTGAGTAGAATATGAGATTTCAATATCACGGCTGCTACCTATCAATCAAAAATGGTTGAAGGTCTGGGTCACTGCATACCCTGTTTTAACATCGATACCGGAAGTCTCCAATCTGACTCACCTTACTGGAGATTGACTTTTCAACCCTTGGTTCTCGTTTGATCCatatctaaaaacaaaacacaaatatcAAACATCAAGTAACAGTTTCAtcaaaagaaaaaatatttttgaatttattTCTGAGTAATCATTGAAGGTAAACAAAAAGTAAAGACGATGTCTCCGAAAAGGTTCTGTAAATTTCCTTTGAAAGGTAAATTAAATGAAGTAGTCCAGATCAATCCTTTTCCTGAAGTGCCTGATGTCAGCCTCATTGTCTTTTCACCTGCCCTAAATAGAGGCATTTTAGCTTACAGCATGGACCAATGGCATTGCAGCAAAAAGAGCATGCCTCGCCCCCTctttcttaaagggatacttcgggatttttgCAATTAAGTACTTTATTTACTTCTCCAGAATCTTacgttagcgcaattgctaactagcgttagcacaatgactatCAGTCTATGGGAACAGTTGTCCCTGTagtcttccagtcattgcgctaacgctaattagcattggctcatgaatctacctctaacttccttaatATTGAACACAGAGACATGAAAATGGTATCAATGGTATtcgttgccaaaatcccgaagtatccctttaatactGGTCAACACCCTAATATAGCCCTTGTGGCCAATTTCTGAATGACAGAACAGAACTTATCCCCTCCCTTGAGAAACTAAAACTATTCCACCAACAAACACCCAACATTATTCAGCAGTATTGTTCCACATCCATTTTCACAATTCAGCATAAGAAATGATAATGAAAAATGATCATACTCAAAGCATACACAATCAATAACTGTTGAAATGGATAAACCATTTTGGCTTTATTCTATTATTATTCTAGGTCAACACAATAGTATGTTTAATAGCTTTGTCTTTGGCTGTCTATGCTTGACAACAATCTATAGATGTGAGTTGTGCATTCTTTGGCAGAAATTCTATGGAAATGTGGGATATCATCAACCCACCCTCCTCcaatcctccccctcctccccKTCCTTACATTCTCACCAGAGTGGAGTCTGTTTGGACACGTTGGCCAAGGAATTTGCTCACTTTCTGGGTGACTGCAACTATGGAAGAAAACATGGAGATAAAAAGGAAACTTAATGCAGGAAATCTGTATGCAAAATAACAGTATTTTAATGGTCACAGTTAGCCCCCAGAATAATGCAAAATCAGTTGTGTTTGATAAAAGAAAAACACCATATATTTTACAGTCCATAAGTGATGTTACGCTATGACACTACTTGTGAATAACATTTATGATTAAGATATTGCAGTTCACATGTTGTGAGGGCAATATGTTATTAAGACTTCCTGTATAAACAGGTATAATTTATGTTAAACAKAACAGAACAGCTATTTCAACATCCCAGTTCCAGGGAGAGGTCACTGTTTCAACATGCCTGGAATTCTACAGTGCAGGAAAGGAGTAAAGACAAAGGTTGCACTCAGTGGAAAGAGAACCTGACACTCTGAGAGGAGCAGAATGACACACTATAAGCAGTAGAACACTGTTTGTTTATACAACTATTTGATGAAAACATATTACTGTGATCCAGTTGAGGAAATGAAATGTCAGAGGAGCCCCTGGGTGAAGCAGGCCACATAGTAGATAGGGGTATGGGGAGTTACAGGAGCCCCCTGAGGGCCCGGGGCCAGCCACAGCCACAGTCTCTGCTAGAGTCTCCTCCTAGCCTACACTTTCAGGTAAAATATGTGTTGCTTTGTCTGGACTTGCACAACATTCAAGGTTGGCTGCAATCTACCCAGCAACACATTCAATCaggagattttattttattttattaggatctcttttaatcctcatttggactaatcttccaagagtccttaaatattcaaatacaatttataatactatcacattttcacatataacacactgttaaaaacagacataatacactgacatattgaccagataaatatTCTAACAGTCAATCTATCTAAAAGATAAACAACCTTCcaatttattatatttaaatggttcTAAAGAATTGTTTGAATTTATTAATTAAAAGGTTTCTGGGTTGCTCAGataaattattcaatttctttattgctctaaatcaaaatgttattttgcctatttctcttttctatcTGGATAACACATAGATGGAGGACAATCTATTCTTAGTATTTaatgaatgtctgtctcttaccaactgaatactgttTTGAATAGAGTTTGGCCATTTTAAATGGTGTacattgtgaaataaaataagcatgtttttttccaattatcttgttgattgatgaccaaTGCTCAAGAGCATTGAGCATGACTataacagaagaaccatatctccacctttaATACAATctttgctgctttgttctgtgcaatctgcagcctcctaatttcACTTGCTGATGCATGTCCCCAGACCatagaacagtagttcacctgactcccaaTTAATGCTTGGGTTGTTTGCTTAAGAATATTTTCTGGTAAATATTTAKCTTTCCTTCTGATCATGCATgcagttttaatatttttttttttttttaaacatagatGAGTTAT
Coding sequences within:
- the LOC111971205 gene encoding olfactory receptor class A-like protein 1, with the protein product MLDLCVTIKGVSFLLQTGLGFLGNTLVLLAYTQVVCSECRLQPVDIILCHLAFVDLILLLTRCVPQTMTVFGLRDLLNDPGCKVVIYTYRIARALSVCITCMLSVFQAVTIAPAGGPCLSRLKARLPRLIVPTIAGLWLFNMAICFAAPLFSIAPRNGTVPAFTLNLGFCHVDFRDRLSYKINGVIVSTRDFVFVGLMLWSSGYILLLLHRHSRQVRSIRRSSQGGGAETRAANTVITLVVLYVVFFGIDNIIWIYMLTVDNVSPVVADMKIFFSSCYACLSPFFIISSNKKVKSKLVCVAADQEPPSVDTQDSNDKM
- the ora2 gene encoding olfactory receptor class A related 2, with the translated sequence MGTLVWFTNRLVIYRLQLHHKAYPSAMKSEEVVRGMLYLSLTVVGVPGNTAVIVAFLLALYQEHQLLPADAIVLHLACANLLVVGVRCLLETLATFRLVNIFGDTGCQGVIFVYRTSRSLSIWLTFVLSAYQCLSIATPGSCWASIRVLVARYLAVIFLTLWVINTSMSSAAXAFSLGSRNNSVNMQHSINVQFCYVRFPTMQSKQVNGAVQVGRDVVPMGMMTLASLVILVFLYRYSQQVKGLRSSSGASGGAERRAAKAVVALVTLYVVLYGVDNGLWVYTLTVRKTMSSSLISDLRIFFSSLYAALSPLVIIATNRKVNSRLRCVVQERPVQDKXTTLSTV